The Haloferax volcanii DS2 DNA segment GACCGCGCCGCCGAAATCGCGGGCGGCGCGGAGACGCCCTACGACAAGGCCGTCGCGGTCGAGGAGTGGCTCGAAGCCAACAAGGAGTACTCGCTTCGGGTGTCTCGACCCGACGGCGACATCGCCGAATCGTTCCTCTTCGAGATGGACGCCGGCTACTGCACCTACTACGCCTCGACGATGGTCGTGCTCCTCCGCTCTGAGGGCGTCCCCGCGCGGTTCGTCACCGGCTACACGCCCGGCGAGCAGGTCGGTGACGACCGCTACGTCGTCCGCGGCCTCGACTCCCACGCGTGGGTCGAAGTCTACTTCGAGGACACCGGCTGGGTGCGCTTCGACCCGACGCCCGCCGGCCCCCGAGAGGACGCGGAATCGACGACGCTCAGCGACGCCCGCGACGAGGGCCAGACGGGCATCGACACCGACGAGACGGACGCCGAGTCCAACGAGACCGACGAGCCCACGCCGACCGCGACCGACACCGAGACGCCGACCGAAAACGGGACCGAGACGAACGCGACGCCCGCCGGCGGCAGCCCGCCGGGCCCCGATATCGACGAGCGCCTCGGCGTCACCCCCGCGGGCGACGGCGCGGCCGAAGACGACGAGGGCGGCAGCCTCCTCCCCGAACTGCCGTCTCGGGAGACGCTGTTCGTCGGTCTCGTCGGCCTCCTCGGCGTCGCCGCCGGCGTCAGGCGAACGCGGCTCCCGGCACATCTCCGGTTTGCGACCGCGGCGTACCAGCGGCGCACCGACTCGCCGGCCGCCGACGTGTTCCGGGCGTACGACCGCCTCGAACTCGCCCTCGAACGCGAGTACCGGCCGCGTCGCCCCGGCGAGACGGTCAGGGCGTATCTCGACTCGCTGTCCCGCGTCGGCGTCGACGAGCGGACCCGACAGGTCGGCCGCCTCTACGAGCGCGCGAAGTACGGCGACGGCGTCACCCGCGCCGACGCCGACGAGGCCGTGGCCGCGGCGAACGCCGTCGTCCGCGGTCGTCTGCCGCTCGTCAGACGCTAGACGGACTGAGCGGCACGAAGAACCGCGTCACTTTTTCTGCGTGCGCTCGCACGAACGCCCAATGGCGATACGAGACGCTGTCTTCGCACTCCTGTGTGCCGCCCTCTGCGTGCTCGCCGTGGTCGCGCCGACCGCGGCCGCACAGGAGAGCACCGCGAGCGGTCCGGGCGTCGAACCGCTCGTCCAGCAGGGCGTCGAACCCGACAGCACGCGAATCGTCGTCGAGGTCTCCGAGCGCGGCGACGCCCGCTGGGAGATTCAGTACTGGACCTGGCTCGACGACGAGAACACGACCGAGGCCTTCCGGTCGCTCCAAGACGACGTGCGGGCCAATCCCGACGACTACACCGCGGCGTTCGCGGAGCGCATCGCCTCGACCGTCGGGGCCGCCGAGAACGCCACCGGCCGGGAGATGGCCGCGACGAACGTCTCGGTCGCCGCCGAGACGCGGTCGCTCCCCGATAGCTTCGGCGTCGTCAGCTACTCCTTCGAGTGGTCCAACTTCGCGGCGGTCGACGGCGACCGACTCGTCGTCGGCGACGCCATCGAGGGCTTCTTCCTCGACAGTAGCTCCCGGCTCATCCTCTCGTGGCCCGACGACTACGGCGTGACGACCGTCGAGCCCGCGGGCGACGAGACCCGCGAGAACGCGGTCATCTGGCGCGGCACCCAGACCGAGTTCGTCTCGGGCGAGCCGAACGTCGTCCTCGAACGCGGCGCTGGCGGCTCGGAACCCTCGGCGACGCCCACGCCCACACCGACGCCGGGCGACTCCGAGACGCCCGCCGCGAGCGACGACTCGTTCCCGACGACGACCGCGGTCATCGCGCTCGCGCTCGTCGTTCTCGTCGGTGCCGGCGCGGTCTATCTCCGCTCGCGGGGCGCGCTCGGCGGCGGCGACGGCGGTGCAGGTGCAGTCGACGCGACCGGCGGGACGGACGCCGACGCACCCGCCGACTCGACCGCCGCGACCTCGCGGGCGACCGCCGATGCCGGTGCAGATACCGCCGCCGCCGACGATACCGACCAGTCCGACGCGAGCGACGACGGCGAGCCGAGTCCGCCGCCGGAACTCCTCAGCAACGAAGAGCGCGTCCTCCGGCTCATCGAGTCCCGCGGAGGGCGCATCAAGCAACAGGAGGTCGCCGGCGCGCTCGACTGGACCGACGCGAAGACGAGCAAGGTCGTCCGCGGGATGCGCGACGAGGGGACCATCGAGGGCTTCCGCCTCGGCCGCGAGAACGTCCTGCGACTGCCCGAAGACGACGACGGAGGCGCGGACGCCCCCGACGGGGGCTCGAACGGGGTA contains these protein-coding regions:
- a CDS encoding DUF7345 domain-containing protein; protein product: MAIRDAVFALLCAALCVLAVVAPTAAAQESTASGPGVEPLVQQGVEPDSTRIVVEVSERGDARWEIQYWTWLDDENTTEAFRSLQDDVRANPDDYTAAFAERIASTVGAAENATGREMAATNVSVAAETRSLPDSFGVVSYSFEWSNFAAVDGDRLVVGDAIEGFFLDSSSRLILSWPDDYGVTTVEPAGDETRENAVIWRGTQTEFVSGEPNVVLERGAGGSEPSATPTPTPTPGDSETPAASDDSFPTTTAVIALALVVLVGAGAVYLRSRGALGGGDGGAGAVDATGGTDADAPADSTAATSRATADAGADTAAADDTDQSDASDDGEPSPPPELLSNEERVLRLIESRGGRIKQQEVAGALDWTDAKTSKVVRGMRDEGTIEGFRLGRENVLRLPEDDDGGADAPDGGSNGV